The DNA region GTACGTGCGGCATGTCTTCGTTATCGGAGCGCAGTCGTTCGGCGATCTCTTCAAGCAGGCGTCTTGAGTTCTTGAGTCCAGGCTCCTGTCTGCCGTCGAGGTCGTACCACTTTGTGCCGACGACGTAGGGGTCCGGCGCATTCAAGAGCAGGGTGTGTATGCGATCGCCAAGCAGAAGGTCGGGGAAGTCGCGAAACGACTCCATCCGATCACCAAGGCCATGCATGACGATCAGAAGCGGAGCGTTGGATTCAGCGGATTCGAAAAAGAGGTTGCGCAGAGGGAGATCAAGCGATCGGACCATCAGGTCGTTTCGGTGATCTCTTTAAATCCGGTGCTGCGGCGATGAGCAGCCTTCGCTTTGCTGCGCAGAGCCCGCTTTTCTCGCTTTTTCTGGAGGTTGATGCGGGTTTTTCTTGAAGTACGGAGCTTTTTCACGGTCGTTTCCCTCGGGTCGGTACAGAAATTCCGCTGGCCGCTACAGAGCAAGCCGAATTTCTGTCTTCGATGCTTCATCGCGTCGAAATCAGTCGCTCCGCTCTGCTTCAGAGCGTTGAACAATACCGCTCCGTCATCGGCCGCTCGCAATTCTACGCCATCGTAAAATCCAACGCCTACGGGCACGGCCTGCGCCACTGCGTGCAGATCCTTTCCCCGGCCGTCGACGGGTTTGGAGTGAACCATATCTCTGAGGCCGTCCAAGCCTACGATCTCACCGATCGCCCGTTTCTCGTTATGGGCCGTTTTGACGCCGATGAAGCCCGGCAGCTGCTTGATCTCGATGCCTCACGTATTACCGTCGTGCTCTCCGATATCGATGAGATCCGACAGCTCTCTGAGCTGCGCCCCGATCTGCCTTTTCATCTGAAGATCGATACGGGCATGGGTCGGCTGGGGCGCCGCGGATCATTGCTCGATCGTGTCTTCTCGTATCTTGAAGAACATCCAGATCTGCGCTGGACGGGCATCATGACGCACTTTGCAAACGTCGAAGACGTCACCGACCAGTCCTTTGCAGAAGAGCAGCTGCGTTTATTTGAAGAGGCCTGGCAGAGAGCGCAGGTCGCCGCGAAGGGCAGGCCTCTGATTCGCCATGCGGCGGCATCGGCGGCGGCGATGATTCTGCCGCAGTCCAGGCTTGATCTTGTCAGGGTGGGTATCTCCCTTTACGGGCTCTGGGCGTCACAGGCGACAAAGCTCTCGCATCTATCGTTAGGCGGACCTCATCTGCAGCTGCGTCCGGCGCTGCGCTGGATAACGAAGATCGTGCAGATCAACGACCTGCCTGCCGCTTCAAAGGTCGGCTACGGATGTACGTATCAGACACAGCAGGCTTCTCGTATCGCCGTTCTGCCCGTCGGTTACAACGAGGGCTATGATCGGCGTCTATCGAACCGGGCCTATGTCGTAATCGGCGGTCGGCGAGCGCCCGTCGTCGGTCGCGTCTGCATGAACATGATCATGGTCGACGTCACGCATATTCCCGATGTGCATGCGGGGATGGATGCCGTCTTGATCGGCCGCCAGGAATTGGACGGGCATTCCGATGAGATGACGGCCGATGCGATGGCCGAGCTCTCCGGTACGATCAACTACGAGACGACGACGCGTATCCATCCCGACCTGAAGCGCGTCGTCGTCGATTGACGGCCGCAGTTCTCAGATCTTTTCGCCGCGAAGCAGGCGATCCCGGGCCTCTTCGCATCGCTTCTGGTTCTCAAGCAGCTTCACTTCGACAAGGGCCCGGTACTCTTCAAACTGATCTTCATCGAGCTCTCGCGGAATATGGATGGGCTCGCCAAACGAATTAATCAGCGTTCCAAAGGGCATGGGCACGCGATGCGAATCCCAGGACCTGGCTACCTTCTGTCGCGTCGATTCATAGTGAGCGGGAACGATGGGAATGCCGCAGGCAGAGGCGGCGGCGATGATGCCCTGCTGTACTTTGAAGGCCGGTCCGCGCGGGCCGTCGGGCGTGAAGGCAAGACGGCTGTTCTGCCGCGCCACACGAATCATGGCCTTGAGAGCGGACGTGCCTCCGCGCGACGTGCTGCCGCGAATCGAACGATTCCCGAACGACTTCACCACCCTGTCGATGAGATCGCCGTCCTTTGACTTCGAGATAAGAACGTAAACGTCCATACCTCTGTAGAGGATGGGGCTCATGTAGACGTTACAATGCCAGATGCCGAAGATGAACGGCTTATTCTCTTTGATGAGCGAGGTTACGACGTCTTTACCAAGATAGACCTTGCGCGAGGTCAGCAACGTGAAGCGCTGAAACATCGTGATCAGAAAGATGCCGACCACTTCGAGGATGCGCTTTCGCAGAGGCTTTTGCTCCTCTATGTCGGCATCGCTCATTTCTACCGTCGTCTGACCGTCTTTCGCTGTTTCGTTCATCGGAATGCAGATTCAATAAAGGCCCGGCCGTGCCAAGCAAAAAGAGAAAACGGCCCGGTCATCGTCGGGTCGTTACGATCTCATGCTTGCTCTCGACGATCTGTAACCTGCCCGATTCGAGGCGCAGCACTCCGCGCGGGCAGACGGCAGAGCAGATGCCGCATCCTACGCAGGACGCCCGGATGATATCCTCCCGGTTCTGTGCGTAGGCGCGCACGTCGATGCCCATCTCGCAGTAAGTGGAGCAGTTGCCGCAGCTGATGCAATGCCCGCCGTTTGTCGTTATGCGAAAGCGAGATAGCTTCACCTGAAGCATGCCCAGGATGGCCGCCATCGGACAGCCGAACCGGCACCAGATGCGCGTTCCGAGTAGCGGATAAAAGCCGACGCCGATCACCCCGCTGAAGATGGCTCCGATATAAAAACCATACCATTCGGCCAGAGACTGCGAGAATCGACCGAACACGCTCCCCGATGTCAATGAGTTGATCCAGAGCAGGGCCGTGACGATGACGATGAGGCCCAGAATCGGATAAATCGTCATACGCTCCAGCCTCCAGGCGGCGCTGCTTTTATTTGAAAGATGCCGGAACGAATCGCCTGCGGTATTGGCTAACCCTCCGCATCCGCAGACCCACGAGCAGTACCAGCGCTTCCCGAAATAATACGTGAGGACGGGCGTGGCCACAAAGCTTAAAAAAGCGGCGACGATGAGAAAATACACGCCGGTGCCGCCGTAATGGGTCCAGGTATACGGATACAGATATTCGGGCTTTAAAGGCCAGAAGTAGCTGAAATAGAATTCAGGCTGCTTGAAGAGCACAAGCAGGTTGGGCAGCAGATAGGCGAAGCCCAGTTGAAAAAGCATGACCGATAGCGTTCGCACGATCTGATACGGTACGGTTCGGTAACGATGCAACATGCGAGCACCGAATACAAGAACGGCAACCGTGTAAAGCGTGCCATAAAAGAACCACTGATCGGCAGGGCGTCCGCGCAGCGTCTGTGACAGGGATTCAAGGTGCCCGTAGACGTTAGCCTGCATCCACAGCTGCACGGCTCCTCCGGCGATGCGATCGCCGAAATAGATGACGACATAGAGAAGGGTAAGAGCGGCGGCAAGCCCGTAGGCCGCTACACCGCGAGAGGTCAGGGAGCGAAACATCACGCCGTTGTTGTCGGGGATCATGCGACCTCCCTGATACGGCCGTTCAGGCGTCGCCATCCGCCCGAAAACTCCGGATCAAAGCAGAGCTCGGATAACGATTGCATGACCATCTGCACCCGCGCTCCCTCTGCGATCAGACGTTCGGCACAGTCCTGACGCAGACGCAGGCCGAGCGTATTGATGCCGATCAGATGGTCGCCGTCGAAGCACAGGCGAAGAAGATGCCGTTTGCCCTGCCGTTCATCCTGATAGAGAAAAGATCGCCCGCCCGTCACCTGACCGGCCACGATATACTCCAGCGAAAAGAACTTCGCCGAATTATAAAAAGGCTCGGGCGCGTACGTGCCGGCGCCGTCCGTCCACTGAGCGACGAGCGTCTCTGCCTGGTGACGTGCCGTATACCAGAGCTGTTCGATCCGACCGTCGATCTGTGCACAGTCTCCGATCGCATAAACATCCGGGGCCGACGTGCGAAAGAAGCCGTCCACGATGACTCCGCGATCAAGCGTAATGCCCGACGACTGCAGGGCGGAAAGATTGGGCTGCACGCCGATGGTCACGCCGGCGAGGTTAGCCGGCAGGTGATCATGATCTGTGGTTACGGAACGAAGGCCGCCGTCAGCAGACCCTGTCCCGGCTTCTGAGTCGCCGGACTCCGATTCATTAAAAGAGAGCACCTGCCTGTTATACAGAACCTTTACATGCCGCTCGATCTCTTTTGAAACGACGGCCGACTCTTCAGGCAAAAGCACCGAGTTCCAGTAAGAGGCTTCGCGCACAAGCATCGTGACCGGCTTCTTACGAGAGTGAAGCATCTCGGCCAGTTCGACGCCGATCAGGCCTCCGCCGATAATACAGGCCGGGCCGTCTGTCGAAGCAAGGCGACTTTCGAGGCGGATCAGGTCGCCTCGATGATACAGGCCCTGGACGCCCTCAAGTGATTCGCCGGGCACGTTCAGGCGATGGGGCACAGAGCCCGTGGCAATTACCAGGCGATCGTAAGTAAGATCTGTCGGCTGCCCATTGTCAGCTGCATACTTTACGACTTTCTCTGTCGTATCTACATGCCGCACCGATCCCTGAATCAGATCGATTCCTTTATAGCTCTTACGTTCATGAAGCTCGGTCTGACGGTCGGTCAGATGCCCCATAAAGGCATACATTAGAGCCGGCCTGGAAAAGGGATACCGCGCTTCTTCAGAGATCATCGTGATCTGCATATCAGGGTCCTGTCGGAGCAGACGGGCGACGGTTGAGCCGGCAATGCCGTTTCCAAGAATGAGAGTATGCATCGTTCGTTATTCGAGAGTAGACATGCATCTGTGGCAAGGGAAAAACCGGAAGCCGTAGGACCCCGTTTCCATTTCCCTGCCACCGAAATACTGGAGGAAGATCATACCTCTCTTCCTCTGTGTCCTCCCAACCTCTGTGGTTATACTCTTTTCTCTTGCGAAATACTTGCCTGATCCCTTTCTCTCGGACCGGAAAAATCCTTGTGCCCGGGACGGCAGCGGCTGAGCTGCAATTGCATGAGCGAATCGACGGGATGGGCCGTTTTTTTGATTCAGGGTCGCAATCTTTCCACCGAACAGCTGGAGAGCGCCCTTCACATGAAGCCCGATTTTCTGCGCGAAGGTCGCGACGGCATGCGACACTGGCAGCTGAACAGCAGGCTTTCGGGAAGGCACTCGATAAACGAGCATGTCGAGGATCTGCTCAAGCGCCTGTTGCCCGTACGCAAGGCCGTGCGCTCGTTGCCGGCCGGTCTTGAGGCGCGGTTTATCTGCTCGGTCATCACTCGCAACATCAGCCGCGGATCTTTCGAGCTTCCTGGCAATCTGCTTCTGCTCATCGGTTCTTTACAGTGTGTGCTCGAAGTCCATTTCGACGTAACGGAAGATTGAGGCCGGACAGATGCAGGAGCCGGTCGTGAGAGTTCGTGGCCTCAGCTCTTATCGCGAAAATGAAAGAGCAGCTCTTCGATGCCTTCGTTGACGTCACGCCCCGAAAGATCGAGCACGTAGTCGGCGGCCTTCTCATACCAGGGCAGGCGTCGGCGCAGCACGGCCTCGTAATCGGCGGCCAGTGTCGGTCTGTGGCTTGAGTCAAGCTCGCGCGAAAGCAGCCACTGCACGCTGCGCTTCAGATAGATCGTCGTGCATTTCTCGCGAAGAAGAGCGGCCTTGCGTTCAGAGAAATACTCGGAGCCGTCGGCGTCTACATCGACAAGGATTCCGCCGCCGCAATCGATAACGACTGCCGGCATGCCGGCCACTTTTTCAAGAAGCCTGTACTCGCGTTCGCGAAAGCCGGCCCAGCCTTCGGCGGCGACGATATCGCGTATGGGTAATCCGCCCGCCTCGTACGATATCAGCGTATCGGTAGAGAGCAGAAGCCGGTCCAGTCGCTTGGCGAATTTGCGCGAAAGGCGCGATTTTCCCGCTCCGCGCGGACCGATAAAGGCAAAGTTACGCAATGTCATCCCGTCGTCCCGCATATCACAAGTGATCTCTGCAAAAGCATCCGTGCCGTTTTTTGAAACCTAAATGTCGCGCAGCTCTTTTAACGATTCAAGCAGCTCGGGCAGATCTTCATAGTAGGCCCTGATATTTGCGTCCGTCAGGCCAAGGGCGGCGACGGCATCGGTGCTCAGATGTTCGGATAACCCTCCCGCATCGACGCCGATACCGGCCGACAGGGTGATCCAGTTCGCCACATGAATCAGGTTGGTGAGCTCGGGATTCATCTTCGCCTTCTCGGGCGTGTAGTTATACAGCGCCGCCTCGACAAGCTCCGACGGGAAGTTCCATTTTTTGAGTAGGATGGCTCCGACCTCGCTATGATTGTAGCCCATGTATTTCTTTTCAAGCTCGGTGAAGCGCTGATTCGGATTCTGCTTCGTCTCCATCGAGATCTGCACGTATGCCTTGCGAAAGACCTGCGAGAGCACGACCTTGCCGACGTCGTGCAGAAGCCCGGCCGTGAAAGCGACATCGGCCGGCGTTTTCGTCTTGCGATCCTCGGCGATTTTCGAAGCAAGAGAGGCGACGACGATGCAGTGATCCCACATGTCGCGCTCTTCAAGCCTGTAACCGGTGACGGGTTGCTTGAGAATGCCGCGCGCCGCCGAGACCATGACGATATCTTTCACCGTTTTCAGACCGAGGATCACGATGGCCTCGTGAACGGATCGTATCTCCCGTGACGGATGATAGTAGGCCGAGTTCGAGATGCGCAGAATATCGGACGTGAGCCCGAGATCCTTCGAGATCTCTTTTGCGACGGCCTGAAAATCGGCGTCGGGATCACGCACCATCTGCAGCACTTTATGTACGATATCGGGAAAAGAAGGTAAACGCTCCAGATCGCCGAGTAGCTGATCGATTTCCTGTTTGAGTTGAGACATGATGCACCCTGTATTTCAAGCTTTGTAGATGTAGCGTTCCTGCGTTCCGCTGCGCAGCAGAATGCGGCCGTCGTCGAGAAAGAAGGTGATCGTGCGACCGCTGCTTCCCCCCACATCTTCTTCTATGATGGCGATGCCTTCTTTTTCAAGGGTCGCCCTGCTCACGGCGACGTTGCTCTCGCCTATGTTATGAAAGAACTTTGATTTATCGGCATCAAACATCGAGGCTCCGCCGAAAAGACGGGCCGTCAGATTCGCTTTATCGATGCCCTGGCGTTGCAGCTCGCGAAGCAGCTCTTCGATAGCCGTGCGTGCATACTTGCCTTTTTGCGCGATCTTTCCCGCCGGAGGTTCATCGAGCAGGGCATGGCACATTCCGCCTGCGCGA from Leptonema illini DSM 21528 includes:
- a CDS encoding DUF4279 domain-containing protein translates to MSESTGWAVFLIQGRNLSTEQLESALHMKPDFLREGRDGMRHWQLNSRLSGRHSINEHVEDLLKRLLPVRKAVRSLPAGLEARFICSVITRNISRGSFELPGNLLLLIGSLQCVLEVHFDVTED
- a CDS encoding NAD(P)/FAD-dependent oxidoreductase is translated as MHTLILGNGIAGSTVARLLRQDPDMQITMISEEARYPFSRPALMYAFMGHLTDRQTELHERKSYKGIDLIQGSVRHVDTTEKVVKYAADNGQPTDLTYDRLVIATGSVPHRLNVPGESLEGVQGLYHRGDLIRLESRLASTDGPACIIGGGLIGVELAEMLHSRKKPVTMLVREASYWNSVLLPEESAVVSKEIERHVKVLYNRQVLSFNESESGDSEAGTGSADGGLRSVTTDHDHLPANLAGVTIGVQPNLSALQSSGITLDRGVIVDGFFRTSAPDVYAIGDCAQIDGRIEQLWYTARHQAETLVAQWTDGAGTYAPEPFYNSAKFFSLEYIVAGQVTGGRSFLYQDERQGKRHLLRLCFDGDHLIGINTLGLRLRQDCAERLIAEGARVQMVMQSLSELCFDPEFSGGWRRLNGRIREVA
- a CDS encoding shikimate kinase, producing MTLRNFAFIGPRGAGKSRLSRKFAKRLDRLLLSTDTLISYEAGGLPIRDIVAAEGWAGFREREYRLLEKVAGMPAVVIDCGGGILVDVDADGSEYFSERKAALLREKCTTIYLKRSVQWLLSRELDSSHRPTLAADYEAVLRRRLPWYEKAADYVLDLSGRDVNEGIEELLFHFRDKS
- the alr gene encoding alanine racemase is translated as MLHRVEISRSALLQSVEQYRSVIGRSQFYAIVKSNAYGHGLRHCVQILSPAVDGFGVNHISEAVQAYDLTDRPFLVMGRFDADEARQLLDLDASRITVVLSDIDEIRQLSELRPDLPFHLKIDTGMGRLGRRGSLLDRVFSYLEEHPDLRWTGIMTHFANVEDVTDQSFAEEQLRLFEEAWQRAQVAAKGRPLIRHAAASAAAMILPQSRLDLVRVGISLYGLWASQATKLSHLSLGGPHLQLRPALRWITKIVQINDLPAASKVGYGCTYQTQQASRIAVLPVGYNEGYDRRLSNRAYVVIGGRRAPVVGRVCMNMIMVDVTHIPDVHAGMDAVLIGRQELDGHSDEMTADAMAELSGTINYETTTRIHPDLKRVVVD
- a CDS encoding chemotaxis protein CheD, whose product is MSEWKTAKHPDALRTTLGSCVGIVLYSKKDRAGGMCHALLDEPPAGKIAQKGKYARTAIEELLRELQRQGIDKANLTARLFGGASMFDADKSKFFHNIGESNVAVSRATLEKEGIAIIEEDVGGSSGRTITFFLDDGRILLRSGTQERYIYKA
- a CDS encoding HDOD domain-containing protein, with the translated sequence MSQLKQEIDQLLGDLERLPSFPDIVHKVLQMVRDPDADFQAVAKEISKDLGLTSDILRISNSAYYHPSREIRSVHEAIVILGLKTVKDIVMVSAARGILKQPVTGYRLEERDMWDHCIVVASLASKIAEDRKTKTPADVAFTAGLLHDVGKVVLSQVFRKAYVQISMETKQNPNQRFTELEKKYMGYNHSEVGAILLKKWNFPSELVEAALYNYTPEKAKMNPELTNLIHVANWITLSAGIGVDAGGLSEHLSTDAVAALGLTDANIRAYYEDLPELLESLKELRDI
- a CDS encoding 4Fe-4S binding protein, with translation MATPERPYQGGRMIPDNNGVMFRSLTSRGVAAYGLAAALTLLYVVIYFGDRIAGGAVQLWMQANVYGHLESLSQTLRGRPADQWFFYGTLYTVAVLVFGARMLHRYRTVPYQIVRTLSVMLFQLGFAYLLPNLLVLFKQPEFYFSYFWPLKPEYLYPYTWTHYGGTGVYFLIVAAFLSFVATPVLTYYFGKRWYCSWVCGCGGLANTAGDSFRHLSNKSSAAWRLERMTIYPILGLIVIVTALLWINSLTSGSVFGRFSQSLAEWYGFYIGAIFSGVIGVGFYPLLGTRIWCRFGCPMAAILGMLQVKLSRFRITTNGGHCISCGNCSTYCEMGIDVRAYAQNREDIIRASCVGCGICSAVCPRGVLRLESGRLQIVESKHEIVTTRR
- a CDS encoding lysophospholipid acyltransferase family protein, which codes for MNETAKDGQTTVEMSDADIEEQKPLRKRILEVVGIFLITMFQRFTLLTSRKVYLGKDVVTSLIKENKPFIFGIWHCNVYMSPILYRGMDVYVLISKSKDGDLIDRVVKSFGNRSIRGSTSRGGTSALKAMIRVARQNSRLAFTPDGPRGPAFKVQQGIIAAASACGIPIVPAHYESTRQKVARSWDSHRVPMPFGTLINSFGEPIHIPRELDEDQFEEYRALVEVKLLENQKRCEEARDRLLRGEKI